A genomic segment from Stenotrophomonas maltophilia encodes:
- a CDS encoding pseudouridine synthase, with protein sequence MLIAFNKPFNVLCQFTDRSVPPRPTLAGFGLPPRVYAAGRLDHDSEGLLLLTDNGTLAHKLTDPKHKADKTYWVQVEGMPSDEQLQQLRDGVVLNDGPTLPAKIERLDPAPSLWTRDPPVRFRKTVPDSWLAITIREGRNRQVRRMTAAVNLPTLRLVRVSMGPYRLDDLQPGQWRQIG encoded by the coding sequence ATGCTGATCGCCTTCAACAAGCCCTTCAACGTGCTCTGCCAGTTCACCGACCGCAGCGTGCCGCCGCGACCGACCCTGGCCGGGTTCGGCCTGCCGCCGCGCGTGTATGCCGCAGGCCGGCTGGACCATGACAGCGAGGGCCTGCTGCTGCTGACCGACAACGGCACGCTGGCGCACAAGCTGACCGACCCGAAGCACAAGGCCGACAAGACCTACTGGGTGCAGGTGGAAGGCATGCCCAGTGACGAGCAGCTGCAACAGCTGCGCGATGGCGTGGTGCTCAACGACGGGCCGACCCTGCCGGCGAAGATCGAGCGCCTCGATCCGGCGCCGTCGCTGTGGACGCGCGACCCGCCGGTACGTTTCCGCAAGACCGTGCCTGACAGCTGGTTGGCGATCACGATCCGGGAGGGTCGCAACCGCCAGGTGCGGCGGATGACCGCGGCGGTGAACCTGCCGACGTTGCGGCTGGTGCGGGTGTCGATGGGACCGTACCGGCTGGACGACCTGCAGCCGGGACAGTGGCGGCAGATCGGTTGA
- the hrpB gene encoding ATP-dependent helicase HrpB produces the protein MNAPLFPISPLLPQIQQHLAVQPRLVLEAPPGAGKTTQVPLALLDAPWLQGRKIILLEPRRVAARSAALFMARQLGEEVGGTVGYRIRFENKVSARTRIEVVTEGILTRMLQDDPMLEEVGAILFDEFHERHLSGDLGLALALDVQAQLRDDLRLVVMSATLDGERLARFLDAPRLSSEGRSYPVAISHFPARRDEALELQVRRAVQQALAEHPGDLLVFLPGQREIARVQAGLQESLDAGVEVLALHGELPVEQQARVLQVASDGRRRVVLATNVAESSVTLPGVRVVIDSGQAREPRYDPNSGFTRLDVVAIAQASADQRAGRAGRVAEGVAWRLWPQSQRLEPQRRAEIDQVELAGLALELAAWGSSDLRFLDPPPAGPMGAARELLQRLGALSSSGAITALGRRVLALGTHPRMAAMLLAAPDARAQALAADLAALLEARDPLRQGGDALAARWRALAAFRNGRAPGDANRSGLAAIDAAAKQWRRRLRCDAAPPASIEAHELGDLLAHAFPDRIGVQHPSDPLRYLLANGRSARLHELSDLRGEPWLVASELRFEARDALLLRAAPVDEDRLRKAWPERFVTEDVVRWDSERRALVALRETRFDRIVLDSRSAGRVDPQHAAQALTDAVAELGLQALPWTEGLRQWQARVESLRRWMPELGLPDCSDDALLATRAQWLQPAFAGKTRLDALDESSFGEALKSPLEWSQRQLVERHAPTRITVPSGLERPITYALDSESGDPLPPVLAVKLQELFGLADTPRIADGRVPLTLHLLSPGGRPLQVTQDLRNFWENTYAEVKKEMKGRYPRHPWPDDPWTATATHRAKPRGT, from the coding sequence ATGAACGCCCCGCTCTTCCCGATTTCCCCGCTGCTGCCGCAGATCCAGCAGCACCTGGCCGTGCAGCCACGACTGGTGCTGGAGGCCCCACCCGGTGCCGGCAAGACCACCCAGGTGCCACTGGCGCTGCTCGATGCACCGTGGCTGCAGGGGCGGAAGATCATCCTGCTGGAACCGCGCCGGGTCGCCGCGCGCAGCGCCGCGCTGTTCATGGCGCGGCAGCTGGGCGAAGAGGTCGGTGGCACGGTCGGCTACCGCATCCGCTTCGAGAACAAGGTTTCGGCGCGCACGCGCATTGAAGTCGTCACCGAAGGCATCCTGACCCGCATGCTGCAGGACGACCCGATGCTGGAAGAGGTCGGTGCGATCCTGTTCGACGAATTCCACGAGCGCCATCTCAGCGGCGACCTCGGCCTGGCGCTGGCGCTGGATGTGCAGGCGCAGCTGCGCGATGACCTGCGCCTGGTGGTGATGTCGGCCACGCTGGACGGCGAGCGGCTGGCACGCTTTCTCGACGCGCCGCGGCTGAGCAGCGAGGGCCGCAGCTACCCGGTGGCGATCAGCCACTTCCCGGCGCGCCGCGATGAGGCACTGGAACTGCAGGTGCGCCGCGCGGTGCAGCAGGCCCTGGCCGAACACCCCGGTGACCTGCTGGTGTTCCTGCCCGGCCAGCGCGAGATCGCGCGGGTGCAGGCTGGCCTGCAGGAATCACTGGATGCCGGCGTCGAAGTGCTGGCGCTGCACGGTGAACTGCCGGTGGAACAGCAGGCGCGCGTGCTGCAGGTGGCCAGTGATGGCCGCCGTCGCGTGGTGCTGGCGACCAACGTCGCCGAGTCGTCGGTGACGCTGCCCGGCGTGCGTGTGGTGATCGACAGTGGCCAGGCGCGCGAACCGCGCTACGACCCCAACAGTGGCTTCACCCGGCTGGACGTGGTGGCCATCGCGCAGGCATCGGCCGACCAGCGCGCGGGCCGCGCAGGCCGCGTCGCCGAAGGCGTCGCCTGGCGGCTGTGGCCGCAGTCGCAGCGGCTGGAGCCGCAGCGCCGCGCCGAAATCGACCAGGTGGAACTGGCCGGACTGGCGCTGGAGCTGGCGGCCTGGGGCAGCAGCGATCTGCGCTTCCTTGATCCGCCCCCGGCGGGTCCGATGGGGGCGGCGCGCGAACTGCTGCAGCGGCTCGGCGCGCTGTCCAGCAGTGGCGCGATCACCGCGCTCGGCCGGCGTGTGCTGGCGCTGGGCACGCATCCACGAATGGCGGCGATGCTGCTCGCGGCGCCCGATGCCCGCGCGCAGGCGCTGGCCGCCGATCTGGCCGCCCTGCTGGAGGCGCGCGATCCATTGCGCCAGGGCGGTGACGCACTGGCGGCGCGTTGGCGCGCACTGGCCGCGTTCCGCAATGGTCGCGCGCCGGGCGATGCCAACCGCAGCGGTCTGGCCGCCATCGATGCGGCCGCCAAGCAGTGGCGACGTCGCCTGCGCTGCGATGCCGCGCCACCGGCCAGCATCGAGGCGCACGAGCTGGGTGACCTGCTCGCACATGCATTCCCGGACCGCATCGGTGTCCAGCACCCCAGCGATCCGCTGCGCTACCTGCTGGCCAATGGTCGCAGCGCACGCCTGCATGAGCTGAGCGACCTGCGAGGCGAACCGTGGCTGGTGGCCAGTGAACTGCGCTTCGAGGCACGCGACGCGCTGCTGCTGCGTGCCGCACCGGTGGACGAAGATCGGCTGCGCAAGGCGTGGCCGGAGCGCTTCGTCACCGAAGACGTGGTGCGCTGGGACAGCGAGCGACGCGCCCTGGTGGCACTGCGCGAGACCCGTTTCGACCGGATCGTGCTGGACAGCCGCTCGGCCGGCCGGGTCGATCCGCAGCACGCCGCGCAGGCGCTGACCGACGCGGTGGCCGAGCTCGGCCTGCAGGCGCTGCCGTGGACCGAAGGCCTGCGCCAGTGGCAGGCACGGGTGGAATCGCTGCGGCGCTGGATGCCCGAGCTCGGCCTGCCCGACTGCAGCGACGACGCCCTGCTGGCCACGCGCGCGCAATGGCTGCAGCCCGCGTTCGCCGGCAAGACGCGACTGGATGCGCTGGATGAGTCCAGCTTCGGCGAGGCGCTGAAGTCACCGCTGGAGTGGTCACAACGGCAGCTGGTCGAACGCCACGCACCGACCCGCATTACCGTGCCGTCCGGACTGGAGCGGCCGATCACCTATGCGCTGGACAGCGAGAGCGGCGATCCGCTGCCGCCGGTGCTGGCGGTGAAGCTGCAGGAACTGTTCGGCCTGGCCGACACGCCGCGCATCGCCGATGGCCGCGTGCCGCTGACCCTGCACCTGCTCTCCCCCGGCGGCCGCCCGCTGCAGGTCACCCAGGACCTGCGCAATTTCTGGGAAAACACCTACGCCGAAGTAAAAAAGGAAATGAAGGGTCGTTACCCACGCCATCCGTGGCCGGATGATCCGTGGACAGCCACGGCCACGCACCGGGCCAAGCCGCGCGGAACCTGA
- a CDS encoding TatD family hydrolase, with protein MHLIDIGANLTHDSFDRDRDAVLDRARQAGVVQMVITGASREHSPLAVQLAQQHPGFLYATAGVHPHHAVEYTEECDAEMRALHAHPEVVAVGECGLDYFRDFSPRPAQHRAFERQLQLAADNGKPLFLHQRDAHADFMAQMKNFEGRIGPAVVHCFTGERDELFDYLDQDWYIGITGWLCDERRGAHLRELVKNIPANRLMIETDAPYLLPRTLKPMPKDRRNEPMFLSHIVEELARDRGEDVAVTAANATAATRTFFRLPDAG; from the coding sequence ATGCACCTGATCGATATCGGCGCCAACCTGACCCACGACTCCTTCGACCGCGATCGCGATGCCGTGCTGGACCGCGCGCGCCAGGCCGGCGTGGTGCAGATGGTCATCACCGGTGCCAGCCGCGAGCACTCACCGCTGGCCGTGCAGCTGGCGCAGCAGCACCCCGGCTTCCTGTACGCCACCGCCGGCGTGCACCCGCACCACGCGGTGGAATACACCGAGGAATGCGATGCCGAGATGCGCGCGCTGCATGCCCACCCGGAAGTGGTGGCGGTGGGGGAGTGTGGGCTGGACTACTTCCGTGATTTCTCGCCGCGCCCGGCCCAGCACCGTGCGTTCGAGCGCCAGCTGCAGCTGGCCGCGGACAATGGCAAGCCCCTGTTCCTGCACCAGCGCGACGCGCATGCCGATTTCATGGCACAGATGAAGAACTTCGAAGGTCGCATCGGCCCGGCGGTGGTGCATTGCTTCACCGGTGAACGCGATGAGCTGTTCGATTACCTCGACCAGGACTGGTACATCGGCATCACCGGCTGGCTGTGTGACGAGCGCCGCGGCGCGCACCTGCGCGAACTGGTGAAGAACATCCCGGCCAACCGCTTGATGATCGAGACCGACGCGCCGTACCTGCTGCCGCGCACGCTGAAGCCGATGCCGAAGGATCGCCGCAACGAACCGATGTTCCTCTCGCACATCGTGGAGGAACTGGCACGTGACCGTGGCGAGGACGTGGCAGTGACGGCGGCCAACGCGACTGCCGCGACGCGTACGTTCTTCCGCCTGCCCGACGCGGGTTGA